A window of the Butyricimonas faecalis genome harbors these coding sequences:
- a CDS encoding FecR family protein: MDVISRNKRICQLIAKQLWEGLGDDEKQELQEWIQASPENKLLYDELVKRERVKQYVKKRESIDVGRYVTMYKRELGIKSKWRVINRCWRYAAAILVLCVVGVCIWMNKQEKVGISEIAQAVIEPGKAKALLVLDDGREIELGDQKASKDLEESGIVIVSDSSRIKYNQEEKAEEKEVMNKIIVPTGGEYNLILSDGTWVYLNAESVITFPKKFVGERREVILEGEAYFHVTASKEHPFIVKTRDMDVLVTGTEFNVKAYPDESNVQTTLLQGKVVVFVGEDKKEKVEIRPSQQAEWDRGRVKLQVREVDPDLFVAWKNGHFIFRQDRLEDIMRALARWYDMEVIYLDASIKDMAFAGKLDRSEDITPILNVLRATDKLTVKVNGKRIILGVK, from the coding sequence ATGGATGTGATTTCACGAAATAAGAGGATTTGTCAGTTAATTGCTAAACAACTTTGGGAGGGATTGGGTGATGATGAAAAACAAGAGTTGCAGGAGTGGATTCAAGCGTCCCCAGAGAACAAATTGCTTTATGATGAGCTTGTAAAACGGGAACGGGTGAAGCAATATGTGAAGAAACGGGAATCTATTGATGTCGGTCGATACGTGACGATGTATAAACGGGAGCTAGGAATAAAGAGCAAGTGGAGAGTAATTAATCGGTGTTGGAGATATGCGGCAGCTATTCTAGTGTTGTGCGTCGTGGGTGTTTGTATTTGGATGAATAAACAAGAAAAGGTTGGAATTAGTGAAATTGCCCAAGCCGTGATAGAGCCGGGGAAGGCGAAGGCTTTGTTGGTTTTGGATGATGGTCGGGAGATTGAGCTGGGGGACCAGAAAGCAAGTAAGGATTTAGAGGAGAGTGGAATTGTGATCGTAAGTGATTCTTCCCGGATAAAGTATAATCAAGAAGAGAAGGCGGAAGAGAAAGAGGTTATGAATAAAATCATTGTTCCCACGGGTGGGGAGTATAATTTGATTTTAAGCGATGGAACATGGGTATACTTGAATGCCGAGAGTGTGATTACATTTCCAAAAAAATTTGTAGGAGAAAGACGGGAAGTTATTTTGGAGGGAGAGGCATACTTTCACGTGACGGCTTCTAAGGAGCATCCCTTTATTGTAAAAACGAGAGATATGGATGTACTTGTGACTGGGACTGAATTTAACGTGAAGGCCTATCCCGATGAATCGAATGTGCAGACCACGTTGTTGCAAGGGAAAGTGGTCGTTTTTGTCGGAGAGGATAAAAAAGAAAAAGTGGAGATTCGGCCTAGTCAACAGGCGGAATGGGATCGGGGTAGAGTGAAGTTGCAAGTGCGAGAGGTTGATCCGGATTTGTTCGTGGCATGGAAAAACGGGCATTTTATTTTCCGGCAGGATCGTTTGGAAGATATCATGAGGGCATTAGCACGGTGGTATGACATGGAAGTAATTTATTTGGATGCATCAATAAAAGATATGGCTTTTGCCGGTAAGCTAGATCGTAGTGAAGATATTACACCGATATTAAACGTGTTGCGAGCTACAGATAAGTTAACGGTGAAGGTGAATGGAAAACGAATTATTCTGGGAGTGAAATAA
- a CDS encoding sigma-70 family RNA polymerase sigma factor — translation MDIIEGINGKNNRVFKVFFEENFSSIVMFADKYLDDMEAAADVAQECFIRLWHGNQTFESEDKVKGFLYTTARNLALNELKHDALVSRYVQKGMLESEEYLRDNVVEEEVYAIIYKAIDELAPQSRKVILLSLQDLSNGEIAEKLGISVNSVRTLKQNAYKRLKGLLKEYFYFLFLLDFTSWS, via the coding sequence ATGGATATAATTGAAGGGATAAACGGGAAAAATAATCGGGTGTTCAAGGTTTTTTTTGAAGAGAATTTCTCTTCCATCGTGATGTTTGCCGATAAATACTTGGACGATATGGAGGCGGCGGCAGATGTTGCTCAGGAGTGTTTTATCCGTTTGTGGCATGGAAATCAGACTTTTGAGTCGGAGGATAAAGTGAAAGGTTTTTTATACACGACCGCAAGGAATTTGGCCTTGAATGAATTGAAGCATGATGCGCTTGTCTCCCGGTATGTACAAAAGGGAATGTTGGAATCGGAGGAATATTTGCGGGATAACGTGGTTGAAGAAGAGGTGTACGCGATAATTTATAAGGCGATAGATGAGTTGGCACCACAGTCTCGAAAGGTTATTCTGTTGTCGCTTCAAGACCTTTCAAATGGAGAAATTGCCGAGAAGTTGGGAATTTCGGTTAATTCGGTGCGAACATTGAAACAGAATGCTTATAAGAGGCTAAAGGGATTGTTGAAAGAGTATTTTTATTTTCTTTTCTTGTTGGATTTTACGAGCTGGTCTTAG